ATGACGGGGTCATGCATGATTTCATGCACTGGCTTTTAGCACACTGTTGAGTTCTCAAGAAACGGACGCGACCACCATCACCCAGAACCCGTTTCACCAGGCCCTACGCTCCGGAGCGTTTCGCTTCGTTGTGCTTCTATTCTGGCGAGTCCGGTTATTCGTGTCAAATCAACTCGATTTGCTTTGAATTCCGTTTTTCGCCGAGAATTTCGGCCGCCCCGTTTCCGGGGCAACCCCTCGAACTTACCTGATCCCCGGCACCTCGTCGAATCGCGACGAGACATCCCGAGATCGGGTCAGAGAGAGGGAGTAACCGAGAGTCTAACAACCGGAACCCCGTGGGGTGTTCCAACTCGCCGGACCCTCAGCGCGAGAGAAAGACTAGCACCGGTTGGGAGGTGCTGGAGACAACTTAGGCAACTTCATAGTCCTGCCCCGTCTCCAGCACTCCCAAACCTCATCTGCCACACCTATGCCGGCAGGGCGGCGAGCTGGGCCTCGAGGCGAGAGATGTCCTCGGCGGCCTGCTCGGCACGCCGGCGCACCTTCGCCACGACGTCCTCGGGGGCCTTGGCCATGAACTGCTCGTTGCCGAGCTTCGCCGTGACCTGCGCCTGCTCCTTGCGCGCCGCGGCCAGATCCTTCTCCAGCCGCTTCCGCTCGGCGACGACGTCGATGGCACCGGCCGTGTCGATCTCCACGAGCACCGTGCCGACGGTGAGCCGGGCCGTCGGATTGAAGGTGTCCGCCGGCTCGTCCAGGCGCAGCAGGACCCGGATCGCGTCCTCATGGGCCGCGAGAGCCGTACCGGACAGGGACAGTCGCGCGGCCACGCGCTGGCCGGGCTTCAGCCCCTGGTCGGATCGGAACCTGCGCACCTCCGTCACGAGGTTCTGCAGCGCGGCGATCTCCTGCTCGGCCGCGGGGTCGAGCAGATCGGACGACACCGATGGCCAGGGAGCGACCACGATCGACTCCCCGCCGGTCAGGGCACGCCACAACTCCTCGGTCACGAACGGCACGAGCGGGTGGAGCAGCCGCAGCAGCGCGTCGAGGACGTGCCCCAGAACGCGCTTGGTGTTCTCGGCCACCGCGCCGCCCTCGGCGAACTGCACCTTGGCCAATTCGACGTACCAGTCGAAGACCTCGTCCCAGGCGAAGTGGTAGAGGGCGTCGGAGGCCTTCGCGAACTCGAACTCCTCGAAGGCCGCGTCGACACTCGCGACGACCTCCTGCAGCCGGGACAGGATCCACCGGTCGGCCGCGGTGAGGTCGTCGGGCAGGCCGTCGGAGACGGCGCCGTTCATCAACGCGAACCGGGTGGCGTTCCAGATCTTGTTGCAGAAGTTGCGGGACCCGGCCGCCCAGTCCTCGCTGATCGCCACGTCGGAGCCGGGGTTGGCACCACGGAGGAGCGTGAAGCGTGTGGCGTCCGCGCCGTATCGCTCGATCCAATCGAGCGGGTCGACGACGTTGCCGAACGACTTCGACATCTTCTTGCCGAACTGGTCGCGGACCATGCCGTGCAACGCCACGGTGCGGAACGGCGGCTGGCCGTCCATCGCGTACAACCCGAACATCATCATCCGGGCCACCCAGAAGAACAGGATGTCGTAGCCGGTCACCAGGACGGTCGTCGGATAGAAGCGGGCCAGGTCGGGCGTGGCGTCGGGCCAGCCCAGCGTGGAGAACGGCCACAGTCCCGAGGAGAACCACGTGTCGAGGACGTCCTGGTCCTGTTCGTAACCGGCCGGCGGCTCCTCGTCGGGCCCCACACAG
Above is a window of Microbispora sp. ZYX-F-249 DNA encoding:
- a CDS encoding valine--tRNA ligase, which produces MGSVTTSELPTQYAPADVETRSYERWVSAGYFTADPGSGREPYSIVLPPPNVTGSLHVGHALDHSIQDALTRRARMRGMETLWLPGMDHAGIATQNVVEREIAKDGLSRHDFGREAFVERVWQWKEESGGRILGQMKKLGDGVDWSRERFTMDEGLSRAVQTIFKKLFDDGLIYRAERIINWCPRCLTALSDIEVEHSDDDGELVSIRYGSGDEEIVVATTRAETMLGDTAVAVHPADERYAHLVGKYVEVPLTGRRIPIVADEHVDPSFGTGAVKVTPAHDPNDFEIGRRHSLESLVVMDERGIITAHGPFQGLDRFEARPAVVAALREQGRIVAEKRPYVHSVGHCSRCKTVVEPRLSLQWFVNVTPLAKAAGDAVRDGRTRIHPPELAKRYFDWVDDMHDWCISRQLWWGHRIPVWYGPDGDMVCVGPDEEPPAGYEQDQDVLDTWFSSGLWPFSTLGWPDATPDLARFYPTTVLVTGYDILFFWVARMMMFGLYAMDGQPPFRTVALHGMVRDQFGKKMSKSFGNVVDPLDWIERYGADATRFTLLRGANPGSDVAISEDWAAGSRNFCNKIWNATRFALMNGAVSDGLPDDLTAADRWILSRLQEVVASVDAAFEEFEFAKASDALYHFAWDEVFDWYVELAKVQFAEGGAVAENTKRVLGHVLDALLRLLHPLVPFVTEELWRALTGGESIVVAPWPSVSSDLLDPAAEQEIAALQNLVTEVRRFRSDQGLKPGQRVAARLSLSGTALAAHEDAIRVLLRLDEPADTFNPTARLTVGTVLVEIDTAGAIDVVAERKRLEKDLAAARKEQAQVTAKLGNEQFMAKAPEDVVAKVRRRAEQAAEDISRLEAQLAALPA